A genomic segment from Sulfuritalea hydrogenivorans sk43H encodes:
- a CDS encoding 2Fe-2S iron-sulfur cluster-binding protein, giving the protein MLTLLQKLVRWFFMRAENLFNVAFGEKINPFYHLGTISFWQFWLLIGTGLYLYVFADTAVHDAYESVERITHDQWWAGGIMRSVHRYATDGMILTMLLHMMRHFAYDRYRGFRWFSWATGIGLIWLVYISGLNGFMLVWDKLAQFVVVATAEWFDILPMFNGTLIRNFIYQENVTSRLFTLLAFIHIGAPLIAGVIAWVHVQRVPRAHVNPPREIAIAFTLMFVVLALVKPVVSQGGEADMLVVPTNIAFDWFQMPVLALVYVVDPLYLWFGIVGLSVLLFLAPWLPPKRMGAAPAEAVVTFHPDHRTVAIRFDETLLDAGLRHDINLPYECRNGGCGQCKCTVLSGNVDPGLYQPNALSAEERAAGKVLLCCATALGDVEIEYAAPAVPSAIRQYTAHVVTMERLTHDVMRVMLKLPHGQQISFRAGQYINIILDDGQRRAFSFANPPHQPDLIELQIRLMPGGRFTTHVFEHMKEDDAVQFEGPLGDFSLRESERPIVFVAGATGFAPVKSMVEDAFHRGLKRPIYLYWGVRKLADLYLPDLPQRWARDHENFHFIPVLSDATPEDNWSGRTGLVHEAILEDFPDLRGKEIYACGSVKMVEAIFPSLKNQGAEEGMCFSDAFTVSARSMAFQPKQ; this is encoded by the coding sequence ATGCTGACCCTCCTCCAAAAACTCGTGCGCTGGTTTTTCATGCGCGCGGAGAACCTGTTCAATGTCGCCTTCGGCGAAAAGATCAACCCCTTCTACCACCTCGGCACCATCAGCTTCTGGCAGTTCTGGCTGCTGATCGGCACCGGCCTCTACCTCTATGTCTTTGCCGATACCGCGGTGCATGATGCCTACGAGTCGGTCGAGCGCATCACGCATGACCAGTGGTGGGCCGGCGGCATCATGCGCAGCGTGCATCGCTATGCCACCGACGGCATGATCCTGACCATGCTGCTGCACATGATGCGGCACTTCGCCTATGACCGCTACCGCGGCTTCCGCTGGTTCTCCTGGGCCACCGGCATCGGCCTGATCTGGCTGGTGTATATCTCCGGCCTCAACGGCTTCATGCTGGTGTGGGACAAGCTGGCGCAGTTCGTCGTCGTCGCCACCGCCGAGTGGTTCGACATCCTGCCGATGTTCAACGGCACCCTGATCCGCAATTTCATCTACCAGGAAAACGTCACCAGCCGGCTGTTCACGCTGCTCGCCTTCATCCACATCGGCGCGCCGCTGATTGCCGGCGTCATCGCCTGGGTGCATGTGCAGCGCGTGCCGCGCGCCCACGTCAATCCGCCGCGCGAGATCGCCATCGCCTTTACCCTGATGTTTGTCGTTCTGGCGCTGGTCAAGCCGGTGGTGAGCCAGGGCGGTGAAGCAGACATGCTGGTGGTGCCGACCAACATCGCCTTCGACTGGTTCCAGATGCCGGTGCTGGCGCTGGTCTATGTCGTCGATCCGCTGTATCTGTGGTTCGGCATCGTCGGCTTGTCCGTGCTGCTGTTCCTCGCGCCATGGCTGCCGCCCAAGCGCATGGGCGCGGCCCCGGCCGAAGCCGTCGTCACCTTCCATCCCGACCACAGGACCGTCGCCATCCGCTTCGACGAAACCCTGCTCGATGCCGGCCTGCGCCATGACATCAACCTGCCTTACGAGTGCCGCAACGGCGGCTGTGGCCAGTGCAAATGCACGGTGCTCTCCGGCAATGTCGATCCGGGCCTGTACCAGCCGAACGCCCTTTCGGCCGAGGAACGCGCGGCGGGCAAGGTGCTGCTGTGCTGCGCCACGGCACTGGGCGACGTCGAAATCGAGTACGCGGCACCAGCGGTGCCCAGTGCGATTCGCCAGTACACCGCCCACGTGGTGACCATGGAAAGGCTGACCCACGACGTCATGCGCGTCATGCTCAAGCTGCCGCACGGGCAACAGATTTCGTTCAGGGCCGGGCAGTACATCAACATCATCCTCGACGACGGCCAGCGCCGCGCCTTCTCCTTCGCCAATCCGCCCCATCAGCCCGACCTGATCGAACTGCAGATCCGCCTGATGCCGGGCGGTCGCTTCACTACCCATGTGTTCGAACACATGAAGGAAGACGATGCCGTGCAGTTCGAAGGCCCGCTGGGCGATTTCTCGCTGCGCGAATCCGAGCGGCCGATCGTCTTCGTCGCCGGCGCCACCGGCTTTGCGCCGGTCAAGAGCATGGTCGAAGATGCCTTCCATCGCGGTCTCAAGCGCCCCATCTACCTCTATTGGGGCGTGCGCAAGCTGGCCGACCTGTATCTGCCGGACCTGCCGCAACGATGGGCGCGCGATCACGAGAATTTCCACTTCATCCCCGTGCTCTCCGATGCCACGCCCGAAGATAACTGGAGCGGCCGCACCGGGCTGGTGCACGAGGCCATTCTCGAAGACTTCCCGGATCTCAGGGGCAAGGAGATTTACGCATGCGGCTCGGTAAAGATGGTCGAGGCGATCTTCCCGTCGCTGAAGAACCAGGGCGCAGAGGAAGGCATGTGCTTCTCCGATGCCTTCACCGTCTCGGCGCGTTCGATGGCATTCCAGCCGAAGCAGTAG
- a CDS encoding alpha/beta hydrolase — protein MAEVLPAIEVTTAASPRFSVIWMHGLGADGSDFEAVVPELGLDGSHGIRFIFPHAPSIAVTCNGGYVMPAWYDIISLDSDSRVVDTAGILSSRQSIRRLIERENRRGVPCARIFVAGFSQGGAVAYTSALTHPESLAGVIALSTYIPTPKLLEGEATAANRAVPIFAAHGSEDDVVSPELGIRARDFLARHGYRIEWHEYPMPHSVCLEEVREIGRWLMERMAAA, from the coding sequence ATGGCCGAGGTGCTTCCCGCCATCGAAGTGACGACCGCCGCAAGCCCGCGGTTCTCGGTGATCTGGATGCATGGCCTGGGCGCCGATGGCTCGGATTTCGAGGCTGTGGTGCCGGAACTGGGACTGGATGGCAGTCACGGAATCCGCTTCATCTTTCCGCATGCGCCCAGCATCGCCGTGACCTGTAACGGGGGTTACGTGATGCCGGCCTGGTACGACATCATTTCGCTCGACAGCGACAGTCGTGTCGTAGACACCGCCGGAATCCTCTCTTCCCGGCAGTCGATACGCCGCCTGATCGAGAGGGAAAACCGGCGCGGCGTGCCTTGCGCGCGGATTTTCGTGGCGGGCTTTTCGCAGGGCGGGGCGGTGGCCTACACGTCGGCACTGACGCATCCCGAGTCGCTGGCGGGCGTCATTGCGCTTTCGACCTACATTCCGACGCCGAAGCTGCTTGAAGGGGAGGCGACGGCTGCCAACCGGGCGGTGCCGATTTTTGCGGCCCACGGCAGCGAGGACGATGTGGTGTCGCCCGAACTGGGAATCCGCGCGCGGGATTTCCTGGCGCGCCATGGCTACCGGATCGAGTGGCACGAATATCCGATGCCGCATTCCGTCTGCCTTGAGGAAGTCCGGGAGATCGGGCGCTGGCTCATGGAACGGATGGCAGCCGCATGA
- a CDS encoding SDR family oxidoreductase, with protein sequence MTSRPGMKKVLIVTGGGRGIGAAIARLAAADGYAVCLSYLSNQAAADELVASIAAKGGVALAVQADVAVEQDVVRLFGQVDASLGRVTALVNNAGILERQGRVEDMDAARIGRIFATNVIGSFICAREAIRRMSTRHGGAGGAIVNLSSRASRLGAPGEYVDYAASKGAIDTFTVGLAKEVAAEGIRVNAVSPGVIYTDIHASGGEPGRVERVKDAIPMRRGGTAEEVARAVLWLLSDAASYTTGASIDVAGGR encoded by the coding sequence ATGACATCCCGTCCGGGCATGAAGAAGGTGTTGATCGTCACCGGCGGCGGCAGGGGGATCGGTGCGGCCATCGCGCGCCTTGCGGCAGCGGATGGCTACGCGGTTTGCCTGAGTTACCTGAGCAACCAGGCCGCTGCCGATGAGCTGGTTGCCTCGATTGCCGCAAAAGGCGGCGTGGCCCTTGCCGTCCAGGCAGACGTTGCCGTGGAGCAGGATGTCGTCAGGCTTTTCGGCCAGGTCGATGCATCGCTGGGGCGCGTCACCGCCCTGGTCAACAATGCGGGAATTCTGGAAAGGCAGGGCCGGGTCGAGGACATGGATGCCGCGCGCATCGGCCGGATTTTTGCCACCAACGTGATCGGTAGCTTCATCTGCGCCCGGGAAGCCATACGCAGGATGTCGACCAGGCATGGCGGAGCCGGCGGCGCCATCGTCAACCTGTCCTCGCGCGCGTCACGCCTCGGGGCGCCCGGCGAGTACGTCGACTATGCGGCATCGAAGGGGGCGATCGATACCTTCACCGTTGGTCTGGCTAAGGAAGTGGCTGCCGAAGGCATCCGCGTCAATGCCGTCAGTCCCGGTGTCATCTACACGGACATCCACGCCAGCGGCGGTGAGCCCGGCCGGGTGGAGCGAGTGAAGGACGCAATTCCGATGAGGCGCGGCGGAACCGCCGAAGAGGTTGCGCGGGCCGTGCTGTGGCTGCTCTCCGACGCGGCCTCTTACACGACCGGCGCATCGATCGACGTTGCCGGCGGACGCTGA